Proteins co-encoded in one Ziziphus jujuba cultivar Dongzao chromosome 9, ASM3175591v1 genomic window:
- the LOC107425919 gene encoding peptidyl-prolyl cis-trans isomerase CYP63 isoform X3 gives MVKKKNPFVFLDVSIDGDRMERIVIELFADVVPKTAENFRALCTGEKGIGKYTGKPLHYKGSHFHRIIKGFMAQGGDFSNGNGTGGESIYGGKFADENFKLTHDGPGLLSMANSGPNTNGSQFFIIFKRQPHLDGKHVVFGKVVKGINVVQKIEMVGTADGKPSGTVKIVDCGDNAESKIHHSVEKDKGKKRKSGKIPSSGNVSDEEVRGRKKSLKEKRKKRRRRRYSSSDSYSSKTESDSDNTDSDSDSESDTASDSEKSRSDSSSSDGRHRKRKSSKRDKNQHRRKRGDRQRERKRRRHDKRSRRKPKRRSDSSSDTESERYIGSRSSSDDDKNDHRTSSHMKESPHVLRETVQKNVEIKTTENNSSQEEGELSPKNERLNNGHDTEPKSVNLHSHSDDTNSSRSPTPKRSRNRPRSIPCMSPRRISGASPLGGFVHKGSEPSASDHGRELSRSTSPNGTSKRVRKGRGFTERYSFARRYRTPSPERSPRSSYHYGGRNMYRRNNDRYSGYRRYSERSPYRRYKSPPRGDSPSRFQRRRSRSRSASLSPGHYRGRNKDRSQSPTHSPNPLDKRPLVSDRLKSRLGPRIEHQRSPDRGRMKSRSRSGSEESSRSRSVDATPPKSRKRTSISRSRSRSSSLSGQRGLVSYGDASPDTR, from the exons ATGGTTAAAAAGAAGAACCCTTTTGTATTCTTGGATGTATCAATTGATGGGGATCGCATGGAAAGAATCGTTATTGAG CTTTTTGCTGATGTTGTTCCAAAAACAGCAGAAAATTTCCGGGCACTCTGTACAG GTGAGAAGGGCATTGGAAAGTATACTGGAAAACCCCTTCATTATAAAGGGTCACATTTTCATCGGATAATTAAAGGATTTATGGCTCAA GGTGGTgatttttcaaatggaaatg GCACTGGTGGAGAAAGTATATATGGAGGAAAGTTTGCAG ATGAGAATTTCAAGTTGACACATGATGGACCTGGTCTTCTCTCAATGGCAAATAGTGGTCCAAACACAAACGGGTCCCAattcttcataattttcaagCGCCAACCTCACCTTGATGG GAAACATGTTGTTTTTGGGAAGGTTGTGAAGGGAATCAATGTAGTTCAGAAAATTGAAATGGTAGGAACAGCTGATGGGAAACCTTCTGGAACTGTGAAGATTGTAGATTGTGGTGATAATGCTGAGAGTAAAATTCATCATTCAGTTGAAAAAGATAAAG gaaaaaagagaaaatcagGGAAGATACCGTCCTCTGGGAATGTTTCTGATGAGGAAGTGAGAGGACGCAAGAAGTCcttgaaggaaaaaagaaagaagagaagaagaagaagatattctTCATCAGATTCATACAGCTCGAAAACTGAATCAGATTCCGATAATACAGATTCTGATTCTGATTCAGAATCAGATACAGCTTCTGATTCGGAAAAATCACGATCTGATTCAAGTTCTAGTGATGGAAGGCACAGAAAAAGGAAATCTAGTAAAAGAGATAAGAACCAGCATCGGAGGAAAAGAGGGGATAGACAAAGGGAGAGGAAGAGACGCCGACATGACAAACGATCAAGACGCAAGCCCAAAAG AAGATCGGATAGTTCAAGTGATACAGAAAGTGAGAGGTATATTGGGAGCAGAAGCAGTTCTGATGATGATAAAAATGATCACCGTACCTCCTCAC ATATGAAAGAGTCCCCCCATGTACTAAGAGAAACTGTTCAAAAGAATGTTGAGATAAAGACTACGGAGAATAACTCATCCCAAGAGGAAGGTGAATTGTCTCCAAAGAATGAACGTTTAAACAATGGGCATGATACAGAACCTAAATCTGTTAATCTACATTCCCACTCAGATGACACAAATAGCTCCAG GAGCCCAACTCCCAAAAGGTCAAGAAACAGGCCTAGGAGCATTCCCTGCATGAGTCCTAGAAGAATTTCTGGAGCTAGTCCATTGGGTGGTTTTGTTCACAAAGGCTCTGAACCTTCAGCCTCTGACCATGGGCGGGAATTGTCAAGGAGCACTTCTCCAAATGGGACTTCAAAGCGTGTTAGAAAAGGGCGGGGCTTTACTGAGCGCTATTCCTTTGCACGTCGCTACCGTACGCCTTCTCCAGAGCGTTCACCTCGTAGCTCCTACCATTATGGTGGAAGAAATATGTACAGAAGGAATAATGATAG GTACTCAGGCTATAGACGTTACTCTGAGCGCTCACCATATAGACGTTACAAAAGCCCACCAAGAGGTGACAGCCCTTCCag atttcaaAGGAGGAGAAGTCGAAGTAGAAGTGCTTCTCTTAGTCCAGGTCATTATCGTGGCCGTAACAAGGACCGTAGCCAGAGTCCTACACACAGTCCTAATCCACTAGATAAGCGACCTCTTGTAAGTGACAGGCTAAAGTCCCGTCTTGGTCCCCGAATTGAGCATCAGCGCTCACCAGATAGAGGTAGGATGAAATCCAGGTCCAGGTCTGGGAGTGAGGAGTCCTCCCGATCCAGATCAGTAGATGCCACACCACCAAAGAGTCGCAAAAGAACATCTATATCTAGAAGCAGGTCAAGATCCAGCTCCCTATCTGGACAAAGGGGGCTAGTTTCCTATGGAGATGCCAGTCCTGATACTAGGTAA
- the LOC107425919 gene encoding peptidyl-prolyl cis-trans isomerase CYP63 isoform X1 encodes MVKKKNPFVFLDVSIDGDRMERIVIELFADVVPKTAENFRALCTGEKGIGKYTGKPLHYKGSHFHRIIKGFMAQGGDFSNGNGTGGESIYGGKFADENFKLTHDGPGLLSMANSGPNTNGSQFFIIFKRQPHLDGKHVVFGKVVKGINVVQKIEMVGTADGKPSGTVKIVDCGDNAESKIHHSVEKDKGKKRKSGKIPSSGNVSDEEVRGRKKSLKEKRKKRRRRRYSSSDSYSSKTESDSDNTDSDSDSESDTASDSEKSRSDSSSSDGRHRKRKSSKRDKNQHRRKRGDRQRERKRRRHDKRSRRKPKRRSDSSSDTESERYIGSRSSSDDDKNDHRTSSRKTNNLNDAENKQPRNLDMKESPHVLRETVQKNVEIKTTENNSSQEEGELSPKNERLNNGHDTEPKSVNLHSHSDDTNSSRSPTPKRSRNRPRSIPCMSPRRISGASPLGGFVHKGSEPSASDHGRELSRSTSPNGTSKRVRKGRGFTERYSFARRYRTPSPERSPRSSYHYGGRNMYRRNNDRYSGYRRYSERSPYRRYKSPPRGDSPSRFQRRRSRSRSASLSPGHYRGRNKDRSQSPTHSPNPLDKRPLVSDRLKSRLGPRIEHQRSPDRGRMKSRSRSGSEESSRSRSVDATPPKSRKRTSISRSRSRSSSLSGQRGLVSYGDASPDTR; translated from the exons ATGGTTAAAAAGAAGAACCCTTTTGTATTCTTGGATGTATCAATTGATGGGGATCGCATGGAAAGAATCGTTATTGAG CTTTTTGCTGATGTTGTTCCAAAAACAGCAGAAAATTTCCGGGCACTCTGTACAG GTGAGAAGGGCATTGGAAAGTATACTGGAAAACCCCTTCATTATAAAGGGTCACATTTTCATCGGATAATTAAAGGATTTATGGCTCAA GGTGGTgatttttcaaatggaaatg GCACTGGTGGAGAAAGTATATATGGAGGAAAGTTTGCAG ATGAGAATTTCAAGTTGACACATGATGGACCTGGTCTTCTCTCAATGGCAAATAGTGGTCCAAACACAAACGGGTCCCAattcttcataattttcaagCGCCAACCTCACCTTGATGG GAAACATGTTGTTTTTGGGAAGGTTGTGAAGGGAATCAATGTAGTTCAGAAAATTGAAATGGTAGGAACAGCTGATGGGAAACCTTCTGGAACTGTGAAGATTGTAGATTGTGGTGATAATGCTGAGAGTAAAATTCATCATTCAGTTGAAAAAGATAAAG gaaaaaagagaaaatcagGGAAGATACCGTCCTCTGGGAATGTTTCTGATGAGGAAGTGAGAGGACGCAAGAAGTCcttgaaggaaaaaagaaagaagagaagaagaagaagatattctTCATCAGATTCATACAGCTCGAAAACTGAATCAGATTCCGATAATACAGATTCTGATTCTGATTCAGAATCAGATACAGCTTCTGATTCGGAAAAATCACGATCTGATTCAAGTTCTAGTGATGGAAGGCACAGAAAAAGGAAATCTAGTAAAAGAGATAAGAACCAGCATCGGAGGAAAAGAGGGGATAGACAAAGGGAGAGGAAGAGACGCCGACATGACAAACGATCAAGACGCAAGCCCAAAAG AAGATCGGATAGTTCAAGTGATACAGAAAGTGAGAGGTATATTGGGAGCAGAAGCAGTTCTGATGATGATAAAAATGATCACCGTACCTCCTCACGTAAGACCAATAACTTAAACGATGCTGAAAATAAACAACCTAGGAATCTTG ATATGAAAGAGTCCCCCCATGTACTAAGAGAAACTGTTCAAAAGAATGTTGAGATAAAGACTACGGAGAATAACTCATCCCAAGAGGAAGGTGAATTGTCTCCAAAGAATGAACGTTTAAACAATGGGCATGATACAGAACCTAAATCTGTTAATCTACATTCCCACTCAGATGACACAAATAGCTCCAG GAGCCCAACTCCCAAAAGGTCAAGAAACAGGCCTAGGAGCATTCCCTGCATGAGTCCTAGAAGAATTTCTGGAGCTAGTCCATTGGGTGGTTTTGTTCACAAAGGCTCTGAACCTTCAGCCTCTGACCATGGGCGGGAATTGTCAAGGAGCACTTCTCCAAATGGGACTTCAAAGCGTGTTAGAAAAGGGCGGGGCTTTACTGAGCGCTATTCCTTTGCACGTCGCTACCGTACGCCTTCTCCAGAGCGTTCACCTCGTAGCTCCTACCATTATGGTGGAAGAAATATGTACAGAAGGAATAATGATAG GTACTCAGGCTATAGACGTTACTCTGAGCGCTCACCATATAGACGTTACAAAAGCCCACCAAGAGGTGACAGCCCTTCCag atttcaaAGGAGGAGAAGTCGAAGTAGAAGTGCTTCTCTTAGTCCAGGTCATTATCGTGGCCGTAACAAGGACCGTAGCCAGAGTCCTACACACAGTCCTAATCCACTAGATAAGCGACCTCTTGTAAGTGACAGGCTAAAGTCCCGTCTTGGTCCCCGAATTGAGCATCAGCGCTCACCAGATAGAGGTAGGATGAAATCCAGGTCCAGGTCTGGGAGTGAGGAGTCCTCCCGATCCAGATCAGTAGATGCCACACCACCAAAGAGTCGCAAAAGAACATCTATATCTAGAAGCAGGTCAAGATCCAGCTCCCTATCTGGACAAAGGGGGCTAGTTTCCTATGGAGATGCCAGTCCTGATACTAGGTAA
- the LOC107425919 gene encoding peptidyl-prolyl cis-trans isomerase CYP63 isoform X4 has product MVKKKNPFVFLDVSIDGDRMERIVIELFADVVPKTAENFRALCTGEKGIGKYTGKPLHYKGSHFHRIIKGFMAQGGDFSNGNGTGGESIYGGKFADENFKLTHDGPGLLSMANSGPNTNGSQFFIIFKRQPHLDGKHVVFGKVVKGINVVQKIEMVGTADGKPSGTVKIVDCGDNAESKIHHSVEKDKGKKRKSGKIPSSGNVSDEEVRGRKKSLKEKRKKRRRRRYSSSDSYSSKTESDSDNTDSDSDSESDTASDSEKSRSDSSSSDGRHRKRKSSKRDKNQHRRKRGDRQRERKRRRHDKRSRRKPKRSDSSSDTESERYIGSRSSSDDDKNDHRTSSHMKESPHVLRETVQKNVEIKTTENNSSQEEGELSPKNERLNNGHDTEPKSVNLHSHSDDTNSSRSPTPKRSRNRPRSIPCMSPRRISGASPLGGFVHKGSEPSASDHGRELSRSTSPNGTSKRVRKGRGFTERYSFARRYRTPSPERSPRSSYHYGGRNMYRRNNDRYSGYRRYSERSPYRRYKSPPRGDSPSRFQRRRSRSRSASLSPGHYRGRNKDRSQSPTHSPNPLDKRPLVSDRLKSRLGPRIEHQRSPDRGRMKSRSRSGSEESSRSRSVDATPPKSRKRTSISRSRSRSSSLSGQRGLVSYGDASPDTR; this is encoded by the exons ATGGTTAAAAAGAAGAACCCTTTTGTATTCTTGGATGTATCAATTGATGGGGATCGCATGGAAAGAATCGTTATTGAG CTTTTTGCTGATGTTGTTCCAAAAACAGCAGAAAATTTCCGGGCACTCTGTACAG GTGAGAAGGGCATTGGAAAGTATACTGGAAAACCCCTTCATTATAAAGGGTCACATTTTCATCGGATAATTAAAGGATTTATGGCTCAA GGTGGTgatttttcaaatggaaatg GCACTGGTGGAGAAAGTATATATGGAGGAAAGTTTGCAG ATGAGAATTTCAAGTTGACACATGATGGACCTGGTCTTCTCTCAATGGCAAATAGTGGTCCAAACACAAACGGGTCCCAattcttcataattttcaagCGCCAACCTCACCTTGATGG GAAACATGTTGTTTTTGGGAAGGTTGTGAAGGGAATCAATGTAGTTCAGAAAATTGAAATGGTAGGAACAGCTGATGGGAAACCTTCTGGAACTGTGAAGATTGTAGATTGTGGTGATAATGCTGAGAGTAAAATTCATCATTCAGTTGAAAAAGATAAAG gaaaaaagagaaaatcagGGAAGATACCGTCCTCTGGGAATGTTTCTGATGAGGAAGTGAGAGGACGCAAGAAGTCcttgaaggaaaaaagaaagaagagaagaagaagaagatattctTCATCAGATTCATACAGCTCGAAAACTGAATCAGATTCCGATAATACAGATTCTGATTCTGATTCAGAATCAGATACAGCTTCTGATTCGGAAAAATCACGATCTGATTCAAGTTCTAGTGATGGAAGGCACAGAAAAAGGAAATCTAGTAAAAGAGATAAGAACCAGCATCGGAGGAAAAGAGGGGATAGACAAAGGGAGAGGAAGAGACGCCGACATGACAAACGATCAAGACGCAAGCCCAAAAG ATCGGATAGTTCAAGTGATACAGAAAGTGAGAGGTATATTGGGAGCAGAAGCAGTTCTGATGATGATAAAAATGATCACCGTACCTCCTCAC ATATGAAAGAGTCCCCCCATGTACTAAGAGAAACTGTTCAAAAGAATGTTGAGATAAAGACTACGGAGAATAACTCATCCCAAGAGGAAGGTGAATTGTCTCCAAAGAATGAACGTTTAAACAATGGGCATGATACAGAACCTAAATCTGTTAATCTACATTCCCACTCAGATGACACAAATAGCTCCAG GAGCCCAACTCCCAAAAGGTCAAGAAACAGGCCTAGGAGCATTCCCTGCATGAGTCCTAGAAGAATTTCTGGAGCTAGTCCATTGGGTGGTTTTGTTCACAAAGGCTCTGAACCTTCAGCCTCTGACCATGGGCGGGAATTGTCAAGGAGCACTTCTCCAAATGGGACTTCAAAGCGTGTTAGAAAAGGGCGGGGCTTTACTGAGCGCTATTCCTTTGCACGTCGCTACCGTACGCCTTCTCCAGAGCGTTCACCTCGTAGCTCCTACCATTATGGTGGAAGAAATATGTACAGAAGGAATAATGATAG GTACTCAGGCTATAGACGTTACTCTGAGCGCTCACCATATAGACGTTACAAAAGCCCACCAAGAGGTGACAGCCCTTCCag atttcaaAGGAGGAGAAGTCGAAGTAGAAGTGCTTCTCTTAGTCCAGGTCATTATCGTGGCCGTAACAAGGACCGTAGCCAGAGTCCTACACACAGTCCTAATCCACTAGATAAGCGACCTCTTGTAAGTGACAGGCTAAAGTCCCGTCTTGGTCCCCGAATTGAGCATCAGCGCTCACCAGATAGAGGTAGGATGAAATCCAGGTCCAGGTCTGGGAGTGAGGAGTCCTCCCGATCCAGATCAGTAGATGCCACACCACCAAAGAGTCGCAAAAGAACATCTATATCTAGAAGCAGGTCAAGATCCAGCTCCCTATCTGGACAAAGGGGGCTAGTTTCCTATGGAGATGCCAGTCCTGATACTAGGTAA
- the LOC107425921 gene encoding 2-methyl-6-phytyl-1,4-hydroquinone methyltransferase, chloroplastic: MASAMLNGAENLTRFRGITPNGLGFSGSDFHGKNFPKVGLFYNARISRSGARITLPKCSLSASRPASQPRFIQHKKEAFWFYRFLSIVYDHVINPGHWTEDMRDDALEPADLSDRNMIVVDVGGGTGFTTLGIVKHVDAKNVTILDQSPHQLAKAKQKEPLKDCKIIEGDAEELPFRTDYADRYVSAGSIEYWPDPQRGIREAYRVLKLGGKACIIGPVYPTFWLSRFFADVWMLFPKEEEYIEWFQKAGFKDVQLKRIGPKWYRGVRRHGLIMGCSVTGVKPASGDSPLQLGPKQEDVSKPVHPLVFLSRLILGALAGAYFVLVPIYMWIKDKIVPKGQPI, encoded by the exons ATGGCTTCTGCAATGCTCAATGGAGCTGAGAACCTCACTCGTTTCAGAGGAATAACACCAAATGGGTTAGGTTTTTCTGGATCGGATTTTCATGGGAAGAACTTTCCCAAGGTGGGTTTGTTTTACAATGCTAGAATTTCCAGGTCTGGTGCTAGAATTACTTTGCCCAAGTGCAGTCTCTCAGCTTCTAGGCCGGCTTCTCAGCCGAGGTTCATTCAGCACAAAAAGGAGGCATTTTGGTTCTACAGGTTCCTCTCGATTGTGTATGACCATGTTATAAACCCAGGGCATTGGACTGAGGACATGAGGGATGATGCACTCGAACCTGCTGATCTCAGTGATCGGAACATGATTGTTGTGGATGTTGGGGGTGGTACTGGTTTCACCACTTTGGGTATAGTTAAGCATGTGGATGCCAAAAATGTAACCATTCTTGACCAGTCCCCTCATCAGCTTGCTAAGGCTAAGCAGAAGGAGCCTTTGAAGGATTGCAAGATAATTGAAGGTGATGCGGAGGAACTCCCTTTCCGTACTGATTATGCTGATCGATATGTATCGGCTGGAAG TATCGAGTATTGGCCAGACCCACAGCGTGGCATCAGGGAAGCATATAGGGTCTTAAAACTCGGAGGAAAAGCATGCATAATCGGTCCTGTTTATCCAACATTCTGGTTATCTCGCTTCTTTGCTGATGTATGGATGCTCTTTCCAAAGGAGGAAGAGTACATAGAATGGTTCCAAAAGGCAGGTTTTAAGGATGTACAACTGAAAAGGATTGGCCCAAAATGGTATCGTGGGGTTCGCAGGCATGGGTTGATCATGGGATGTTCTGTAACAGGTGTCAAACCAGCATCTGGGGATTCTCCTTTGCAG CTTGGTCCGAAGCAAGAGGATGTTTCAAAGCCAGTACATCCGTTAGTGTTCCTATCACGCTTGATTTTGGGTGCCTTGGCTGGGGCTTACTTCGTACTAGTGCCTATCTATATGTGGATCAAAGATAAAATTGTACCCAAAGGCCAACCaatctga
- the LOC107425919 gene encoding peptidyl-prolyl cis-trans isomerase CYP63 isoform X2 → MVKKKNPFVFLDVSIDGDRMERIVIELFADVVPKTAENFRALCTGEKGIGKYTGKPLHYKGSHFHRIIKGFMAQGGDFSNGNGTGGESIYGGKFADENFKLTHDGPGLLSMANSGPNTNGSQFFIIFKRQPHLDGKHVVFGKVVKGINVVQKIEMVGTADGKPSGTVKIVDCGDNAESKIHHSVEKDKGKKRKSGKIPSSGNVSDEEVRGRKKSLKEKRKKRRRRRYSSSDSYSSKTESDSDNTDSDSDSESDTASDSEKSRSDSSSSDGRHRKRKSSKRDKNQHRRKRGDRQRERKRRRHDKRSRRKPKRSDSSSDTESERYIGSRSSSDDDKNDHRTSSRKTNNLNDAENKQPRNLDMKESPHVLRETVQKNVEIKTTENNSSQEEGELSPKNERLNNGHDTEPKSVNLHSHSDDTNSSRSPTPKRSRNRPRSIPCMSPRRISGASPLGGFVHKGSEPSASDHGRELSRSTSPNGTSKRVRKGRGFTERYSFARRYRTPSPERSPRSSYHYGGRNMYRRNNDRYSGYRRYSERSPYRRYKSPPRGDSPSRFQRRRSRSRSASLSPGHYRGRNKDRSQSPTHSPNPLDKRPLVSDRLKSRLGPRIEHQRSPDRGRMKSRSRSGSEESSRSRSVDATPPKSRKRTSISRSRSRSSSLSGQRGLVSYGDASPDTR, encoded by the exons ATGGTTAAAAAGAAGAACCCTTTTGTATTCTTGGATGTATCAATTGATGGGGATCGCATGGAAAGAATCGTTATTGAG CTTTTTGCTGATGTTGTTCCAAAAACAGCAGAAAATTTCCGGGCACTCTGTACAG GTGAGAAGGGCATTGGAAAGTATACTGGAAAACCCCTTCATTATAAAGGGTCACATTTTCATCGGATAATTAAAGGATTTATGGCTCAA GGTGGTgatttttcaaatggaaatg GCACTGGTGGAGAAAGTATATATGGAGGAAAGTTTGCAG ATGAGAATTTCAAGTTGACACATGATGGACCTGGTCTTCTCTCAATGGCAAATAGTGGTCCAAACACAAACGGGTCCCAattcttcataattttcaagCGCCAACCTCACCTTGATGG GAAACATGTTGTTTTTGGGAAGGTTGTGAAGGGAATCAATGTAGTTCAGAAAATTGAAATGGTAGGAACAGCTGATGGGAAACCTTCTGGAACTGTGAAGATTGTAGATTGTGGTGATAATGCTGAGAGTAAAATTCATCATTCAGTTGAAAAAGATAAAG gaaaaaagagaaaatcagGGAAGATACCGTCCTCTGGGAATGTTTCTGATGAGGAAGTGAGAGGACGCAAGAAGTCcttgaaggaaaaaagaaagaagagaagaagaagaagatattctTCATCAGATTCATACAGCTCGAAAACTGAATCAGATTCCGATAATACAGATTCTGATTCTGATTCAGAATCAGATACAGCTTCTGATTCGGAAAAATCACGATCTGATTCAAGTTCTAGTGATGGAAGGCACAGAAAAAGGAAATCTAGTAAAAGAGATAAGAACCAGCATCGGAGGAAAAGAGGGGATAGACAAAGGGAGAGGAAGAGACGCCGACATGACAAACGATCAAGACGCAAGCCCAAAAG ATCGGATAGTTCAAGTGATACAGAAAGTGAGAGGTATATTGGGAGCAGAAGCAGTTCTGATGATGATAAAAATGATCACCGTACCTCCTCACGTAAGACCAATAACTTAAACGATGCTGAAAATAAACAACCTAGGAATCTTG ATATGAAAGAGTCCCCCCATGTACTAAGAGAAACTGTTCAAAAGAATGTTGAGATAAAGACTACGGAGAATAACTCATCCCAAGAGGAAGGTGAATTGTCTCCAAAGAATGAACGTTTAAACAATGGGCATGATACAGAACCTAAATCTGTTAATCTACATTCCCACTCAGATGACACAAATAGCTCCAG GAGCCCAACTCCCAAAAGGTCAAGAAACAGGCCTAGGAGCATTCCCTGCATGAGTCCTAGAAGAATTTCTGGAGCTAGTCCATTGGGTGGTTTTGTTCACAAAGGCTCTGAACCTTCAGCCTCTGACCATGGGCGGGAATTGTCAAGGAGCACTTCTCCAAATGGGACTTCAAAGCGTGTTAGAAAAGGGCGGGGCTTTACTGAGCGCTATTCCTTTGCACGTCGCTACCGTACGCCTTCTCCAGAGCGTTCACCTCGTAGCTCCTACCATTATGGTGGAAGAAATATGTACAGAAGGAATAATGATAG GTACTCAGGCTATAGACGTTACTCTGAGCGCTCACCATATAGACGTTACAAAAGCCCACCAAGAGGTGACAGCCCTTCCag atttcaaAGGAGGAGAAGTCGAAGTAGAAGTGCTTCTCTTAGTCCAGGTCATTATCGTGGCCGTAACAAGGACCGTAGCCAGAGTCCTACACACAGTCCTAATCCACTAGATAAGCGACCTCTTGTAAGTGACAGGCTAAAGTCCCGTCTTGGTCCCCGAATTGAGCATCAGCGCTCACCAGATAGAGGTAGGATGAAATCCAGGTCCAGGTCTGGGAGTGAGGAGTCCTCCCGATCCAGATCAGTAGATGCCACACCACCAAAGAGTCGCAAAAGAACATCTATATCTAGAAGCAGGTCAAGATCCAGCTCCCTATCTGGACAAAGGGGGCTAGTTTCCTATGGAGATGCCAGTCCTGATACTAGGTAA